The genomic segment GAATCTAAAATGTTAACAGTAACAAGGGAGCGGGACAGTGTGAGTTAGGAATGATGAATTTCTATCATGCAAGGTACTCACTACGTGTGCAATATCCCTTGGAGCCTGTCTTCTGAAACTGATTTCCACTTATTGCCAATATCTTTAGCTATTCACTGGTAACCCTATTTCTATGTAAAGCATATCAGAAGATAATACACTTCAGATCGAGTGCACAATGTGATGGTGCCATCAGTAATTTGAAGAACTTACCGACATGTTGCATGCCATACTGTCTATATTAGCAGGGAAGGCGTCGTTCTCCCTGGCGAGGCCTCTACGGCCTTCTGGAAACAGCTGTGATACTATTAGAATATCAAATTGTTTATGTACTTCGGGCATAATTCGATTGAGCCGAATGAATGGTCGGCGGTAATTCTGAGCTCCTATAACATCGTAAGCACTGAAACATATCTTCTCTAGCTGTTAGAGCCGCATACCAGAACTTATTTTGCTGAATAAAAGCATACAGTTATGATGTATCTATGCTCTGAGATGGTATCTTTTTCTCAAATAAGATCATACAAAGAAGAAAACAGCAATGCACTATCCTGATGAGCGTGCTGGCACAATGTACTACAGAGCAATTCATAGGGGGGAAAGTGTGACATGGCAAGGTTTATTTCACAGAGCAATCCATGTGAGTTAATGCCTTAATGTTTAACTTCAAAGAATAATCTTACACCGGCAACTTAACAACCATCATCAGAATTCAGAAGTGAGTAAATATTCTACCATGAACTATCTCTAAGGCACTCCTAGTACAAAGATACATACCATTAGAAATCACAAGATGAAAACAACATGACTTTTTATTCATGAGATCTACAATTTCAGTACCACCAAGAACaatttcagtagtagcatggaaGATATTTATCAACATAGAGAGCGGTATTAATCCTATAGGATAGGTCAGGTTGTCATCAATTATAAAGTGGCAGACACAAAAACATACCTTAGATTATTAAATACATCGTAGAGACGTCCAAGTTCCTCCACTTCAATGTAATCAGATAAACTTAACAATTGCATGGTTCTGAGATATGACTGAGTACCTCACTACCTTGCATAGGGAAACAAGAATAATTAGATTGAGGAAGCTAACAACAACATGAACCTGATCATCCAACTCAGTGAAGTATTCTTAATATCCGCCACCTATCACCAGGATAATCAGTTTCGATAATCTTGTAAGCTTTCTAGCCCAGTGCAAGCATATACAACCAGAAGCCACTTGCATCAACAGATATATCAGTTGATATAATGCGAGCTCTATGAGAAGGGGAAACTATCATAAGCATTATGCACCCATAATGTCACTCACAATGCGCATGAAAATCAGGTATTTACGATAAATTTAACATTCAGTGCATCAAGATCTGTATCCCGACTCAGTGATCATGTTTTCAGTGTTCCAGTGTAACatcaaaataatatattttttcgattttttttatgGTTCACAATTCCTTAAAACTGTTACACCTAAGTCTAATAGAAGGAAGGTACTTGGCACAAAGCATCATAGATCAACACATCAGGACAATTTATATTACATGGATTTTGTTCATGAATCTAGTCAATGctgcattgaaagggcttatatgTGCTTTCCTCCTAACCCAGATGCCAACCTAAATTATAGTAAATCTTGGTTTTATGCACTTCCGGTCACCAGAGCTGTTTTTCTAATGCATGAGGTAGAGCTCTTTGTCCTTTCTTATTTGTTTAATGTGCATCACAACATATAAAAGGGCCAAACATATAAAGCTAGCCCAATTCCATTTCCAATCTTAACAGAACTTCACCGCACTGGAAAAATGTCGACAACTCTATATTCTCTCCTCTGAACTCTTCTTACCATCGAACACTTGCATTTCAGCTTTTTCAGGGATCCCAAATGCACAAACCAATGCAACTCTAGCTCACATATACAGGTGCACACAAAGCGAATCAGGAAATTGAGAAAAAATTAGGCATGGATCTAGCGTAGCATCCAGTACAAAGTAGACTGGGGCAGCAACAAAAAATGCACGCAAGAACAGAACATACCAGCGGTACTGGATCGGCATGACGCCGGCCTTCCAGAGCGCAATTTTCTCCAAGGCTTGAATGGGGAGGAGGACATGGTAGTTGGGCGGATTGTAGAcgtcgccggcgtcggcggggaagCCCTAGTTGGGGCCTTGACGACGATGGATATGTCGACGAGGCAGTACTTTAGGTCCTGCACGCACATGACCTCGTAACACCCGCCGCACGACGGGCCGCGGTCGAACAACGCGTGCTCAGATCCACTGTCAGCATCACATACCCGTGCTTCCCCAGATCCCCAAACCTACACGTCACAAGCCTAGAAGCACAAATCAATTTCCGTATGCAATGAATCATACAATCAGAATACCTTAAGAAATAGGATTGCAAGAACTGTACGATCAGAAACAGAAACTCTAGTACCTGAGCATATCGGTCTGAAAATTTTGGTCGCGAGCTGAGCACAACGGGTGCCCCGAGGACGCTGCACAGTTTCGGAGTGAGTGCCCTAGGCGGGTATTGCGGGACTGGCCATCTCGTTCGTCGGCGCAGCTCTGGGATCACGGGAACGCGTTCTAGAGTGAACGCGCCGGCGAGGTTGAGCAAAGTTGGGGAGTCGCCTGTGGATGGGGGCGAGGGTTAGGGGCGGCCGCACGGTGGAGTTGTGGCCTGTGGATCTGGCATGCGTGATCGTGGGAGGTATGGGCGGTTATTTCTTCACTTTTTTTCTGCGTGGAGAAGATTGAGGGCCTTCGGAAGCGTGGTTTCTTCTGAACAGGGGTGGAAGGACGGACTACCAACCATctcaccacctctagccatttaatatagtagagattagTTGATGCTGAAATGAATATatctatctataactaaaatgtgtcaagatacatctatattagcatcaagtaatataaaTTAGAGGGAGTGTAAATTTTATCAAAAATATGCGTTGGACAGGGGCAGCCCACCCAAACAAACACACAAGTTTGCCTGTTTTTGGCTTGTGGAGCGATCGAAATGGACCAAAGTGTTCATTTTGGATCAGGCCCTTGGTGATGTCTTAAACTGTTTTCATTTTTCGTGTTTTTTCTTTGATCACAAATTACTTTAAAAACATAAAGATTCTTGGTACAAAATTAGCATCATTTTAAAAAGTATTTTTAAATATGAATTTAACGATACTAATTAAGTGTAATGCAATAaatattttgttgctcaatttttcggGTTAAAATTTGTCTCGGAATATGTGTCTGTCGCATTGATTGAAACAAATGTAGTATGAAAATGTGGTTATTAATCTTGCAACATATTTCAATCTTACTTCAAGTCTTGTGGTGATCCACATGTAAAATTTACCTAGTTAAGATTCGGCGTCCTCAATAGGGTTATTGCGGCGCCGAACGCAAAAACACGCACAATCACATATCTATACTCGACTTACGTCTGGAGTGGCTCAATAAGCTGTTTTGCGCCTCTAGAGGCTGACTCCGATCCAAAGGGGGGCTTGTCGGAGCGTCAGACACAAGCAGAAGGTGGCGCCACGTAGGATGCCGACTGGCGGGCCAACCTTGTCATTGGAACAACAGCCTAAATTAATGACGCATGCACCCGCCGGTCATCTTTATTTAATGGGACGACGGTTTCCTAGGTGGCGGCAAGCGATGTGTCACTTCATCGCTACAACTTTCCCATGCAACGGCATTAGTGTGGGCCTTTCCGCCTCCGTTTTCGGCCCAACTCAAGCTATAAGATGACTTGCCTCCAGGCCATGCTCATCTCATTTCTCTCCCACCCTCGCCATCAAAGATACCTCGCCATCTAGCCAGAACATACGCCATGCTCTCCTAACAAATCTCGCCTCTGGAGCCAACACCGCCACCTTCGGACGATGACACTATTGAGGAGATGTGCTAGTTCGACGAGGGGAGGGGCGTTGAGGAGGAGTAGGAGCTACCAACGAGTGCGGAATAGGCAGCCATCCCCGCCTCGTACAAAATCGCCAGTCGGGAGAGAAACGCCTGTGCCACCCTCGAGGAGACAAATGCAGTCCTTGAGGACCGCGTCATGAAGATATCCTGCTAGATGGCGTCAATGGATGAGTCTGGACGGCCACACTgggcaatttttttttcaaaatggggagtATCACCctagcttctgcatcatgatgatgcacacggctatTTATTAATAAATTCAGGTTTAGTACAGTTTTACAACTCAAGCATCACGCAGGATTGATacaaaatcaaccagcgaaaaaagcACAAACTACTCGCAGTAACCATCAAAGTAATCTCCTAGTATGACGCCAGCCAGGCTGGCaccagatatcctgagcgaccatctggagccatGTGCATCCAGAAACTATGGCATCCCGCTGTCTCTCTGGCGACAGGAGAGtccaaagctggacccaatgtgacaccatatggataacctgcaagaaatgaaaagattgttttttgttaaagataatatcatttctgatcctccatatagaccaacataaagcagaaaccccaatccggataaaagccttagattgtctatctacttcattcaaccaattaccaaacatattagcagtattggttggaggtggaagatcataagtgaaattcACTGTGCGCCAAAGAAGTTTAGCTAAAGGACACTCGAAGAATAGGTGTTGAATAGTCTCCTCTTctccacagaaaacacatttcgtgcACCCATTCCAGTGTCGTTTGACTAAATTATCCTTGGTTAACAGAACCTTATTGCTCAAAAACCACATGAATATCTTTATCTTGAGGGGAATTTTCACCTTCCATAGATACTCTCTTAAAAAAGGGTATGATCACTCATAATATcctcatacatagacttgatCGTGAACAAACCAGTAGGTGTGAGATTCCAGACAAAATGTCACTTTCTTCATTCAAGTTTACCATCATCAATTTGCGACACAGTTGTAACCAAGAGGTCCATTTGTTACCATTCAATACCCGTCAGAAACTAATATTCAGAGGAGTTTGGGCTAACGCATGGGCTACTGTTACATTTTATGATGAATAATATTATATAAAGACGGATATTGCTGAGCTAAAGACACATTTCCCAACCATATATCTTCCCCTGAAACGAGTACCCATCCCACTTCCAACTTTAAAATATCCTCTAGAAAGAAAATCTTCCTTAACTCCCATCAAccccttccaaaaaggagaatcggTAGGCTTAGCCTGTACCTCATCTAAGGTCTTTTGTCTTAAGTATTTAGCttgtagcaattcttgccacaccccgtccTCATTCACAAGTTTAAAAAGCCATTAGCTCAATAAACATCTGTTTTTGAtttcgagaacctcaatacctaagcccccttgatccttaggccgacatacaatattccatttggtaagtctatatttctttttctgttcatcagactgccaaaagaatcttgatctgtAGAAGTCCAAACGTTTTCTTACCCCAGCATGTATTtgtaggaaagacaacataaacatcggtaagctagttaatactgaattgataaggactaacctatcaccataggatagtaatttccctttccagcatcccaactTGCTCTCAAATCGGGTTTCCACCGGATACCGATCAGAATTTTTGAGCTTCCTATAATGGATAGGAATCCCCAAGTATCTAAATGGGAGTGAACCAGCGTCACACTGGGCAATTTGGTTTCCTAGATTTTCAGTTTCAACTGAACATATGCAACTCATAGGTGTTTGTTTGTCACACTGTTGGTAATTCTGGGGCACACAAGTGACATCTGCTCAGCTCTTTCCAAATTGGTGAGCTTACCATATAAATATAGAACACAACTAGCGcacacaacatatagaacacaCCTAACAACACAATAGATCGCATGTTTATGACTAACACAGTTCTTAAGTAAGTATATATCAGTTGCATCAAATGCAAGCTGGCTACTAATTACACTAGAAGTACAAGCCCCTGGCACAAATTAATACAGATGTTTCTAAGCCTCCACATGCTAGGATCAGTACTATACATCATCACTATACACCATCAAAACATCACCAAAAAAAGGATCGATTGCCATGGTGGAGATCACCAAGAATTCTACATGCAGTCTAACAGCACATCCACTGAGGTACCCGGCCACCTGTACGATGTGCACCTTGAACCCTTAGTTACATACGGCCATCTCGATCTTCTTTGTGAAGGCCTTCCACCCCTTGTAGAAGGAAAATCTGCCTTTGTTTTACTATATTTGCACACGGTGCTCGCACAAAGCACCGGTCACCTTCATTGGTTGTTGCTTGATCCTCAGCTTCTTCGGCAGCACCTCCTCTGTTGGTAACGGCACGATGAGCGGCCTTAGGTGGTTGACGCTGACTTAAATGTAGAAGCGTGTCACCTTGTTGAGGGTATGGTGTCCTCCGGCCAAAAGGCCACCCCGTATGCTTCTTTGGTAGGTCCAGCACATCCACATCCTCCATCACGCCTGGTACCTCTAGCCTCAGAAGCATGGAGGGGATGATATCAGCATGCTCCAGCAGAGGCTCAGTCTAGTTATGCAGAAACTACCAGTTCTGCAACGTGCCAATGAAGTTTATCAGTACCAATGCTACAATTGTGATTACCATGGCCATAGCAGTGACCAGCTTCCAATTCCATTGTCTAGCATGTCAATGCAATGGAAGAACAGTGATCACCACACTCATGGTGTTGTGACCAGCGTGCTTGCACCGACCACTATATCGTCATTGACATGCTTGTCAATGCAAGCATTGTGGCCACCGTGTCATGGGTGTAGTGATCACTACATTGCCAATGACTTGCTTGTCAATGCAAGCACGGTGGTCACGCCAAAGCACTAGCCCGATTACATGTAAAAACATATCTTGCAACTAATAGTGGATCTAAAAAAAACCTACCCCAAAAATAAAAGAGTGAAATTTCTACTTACCATGGGACGAAGGGACAATGGCTCCGTTGCATGGTGTACCACCGTTGCTCCCTAGGCAGGTGCGGATACTAGCGATGTGAAAGCCAAGCTCCACTATGGTGGGGCCATGGCGGCCTCAGGAGTATTATAAACAGTAGTGGGTTGGAGCGCCGGTTGAGGAAGAACGTTCATCTTCGTGCGTTCAAAGCCTGATGGGACCTCCATGTTCCGGCTTGTGTCCAGAGCCCATTGTTATGGTGCTTTAAGAATAATACTAAATACAATCATTGTAGGCAATTTCAACGTATACTAGTGTTGGTACTGTTGgcgatgttgattgactatttTAATGGTTAGGCGTGTGCACGTAGCCTTGACTTTGCGACTCAAgttaaattatgggagaaccttcggtTGTCTATGACTTGTTATCTATCTTTAGCTGCCTTTAGgtaagtacaagattgtgtcatgaaagaagaaagagtttCAAACATCAACAATTTAGTCGctcttttagattttattttgtaatcattGAGGACAGGTCGTGTATCTTTAACATATACTATTTATTACTAGATATATACTATATGTGTGTGTGGTGAAAAGTACCATTTTATCACTTTGTGTACTACATTTGAAAAAGTAGTATTGTTTTTTTCCTTgtgggtaagggcatctccaaaggACCGACCCATTGGATCCTCGAGCGTCCGAAACGGTCCGCGCGGATAGACATACCGGCTGCGcacgctccagcggggcgatCCAAACGGACCGACCCGTTCCCCGCGACCCATCGGGCCACCAAATTTGGGGAACCGATGCGTCGGTGCGGACAGAGCGCATGCCCTCCACTGTCCACCCGCCTGGAGTAAGGCCTCGCATGGCAGCGGCTCAACGACCTTCTTCCTCTGGCCATCGATGGAAGTAGGCTGACTCTAAAGCTGCCCGCGCCGCCCGATGCCTACGCTCCTGCTCTAACCACATCACCCGATGCCTGCCCTTATCAATGTTGGCGTTTCGGCCTACACACAAGCATCCAGTGCCCTGACCTTTTTAAGCAGGGCAGTGGCGACCATTTTCTTCCACAACATTTTCTTCCATTCCCCACTACCACCACTGGCATCTCGGCAGCAATGGCTGGTGGCATAGGCTCGAGGGTAGGTCGTCTAGAATGGCCTCTAGGCCCTAGGCGTGGACGAGGCCGAGGTCGCCGAGAAAAGCGCGATGGGAGATGTTGGAGTCAGCGACCACCGTCCCCACCATTGTCGCCCGACCCCATCGTCAACAACCTCTCTGCTTTCGATTTTGGCGTCACCATCCACCAGCTGGGACAGACTGTGGCTGCCCCAGAGGTTCACGTCGATTGTCGATGGGAAAGATCCCCGCGACGTTGTGTTGCGTGTGTCCGGCTGCGTCACCGGCCTGTGTTCCGTGGAGGCTCTTTTCGACGGCGAAGGGAAgatgttccccaagaacggctgtAGGCGCTTTGCCTCGCGCACACCATCGAAGTCAAAAAAATTGTCGTCTTCAAGTACGATGGCCATGGCATGCTCACCGTCAATGTCTTTGACGAGACCATGTACCGCCgccactaccacaccgacgaggATGACTAGGAGAGGGCAAGATGAAAATGATGCAGTTTTCTACTATGTTTTATTACTTTCTAATTTCTTGTACGAATTTGATTGAAACAAATTTATCTCCAAAATATATATACAGTTGTGCAACACCGAACCCAATGGATTAGCCGCTTGACGCACTGGCATGTCCGGGCAGACTGCAACACGCAATGTATATGTGCGGGGGCaatttacacagaaa from the Lolium rigidum isolate FL_2022 unplaced genomic scaffold, APGP_CSIRO_Lrig_0.1 contig_70782_1, whole genome shotgun sequence genome contains:
- the LOC124682215 gene encoding uncharacterized protein LOC124682215; this translates as MCVQDLKYCLVDISIVVKAPTRASPPTPATSTIRPTTMSSSPFKPWRKLRSGRPASCRSSTAGTQSYLRTMQLLSLSDYIEVEELGRLYDVFNNLSAYDVIGAQNYRRPFIRLNRIMPEVHKQFDILIVSQLFPEGRRGLARENDAFPANIDSMACNMSGYQ